The DNA region ATCACAGATTATAGACAAAAGGTTGCTATGATCTTTAAATATCCATAGTTATCCAGTTATCCTTACTTTAAGACATATCAGGTACACTAGAATTCAGGAAAGGGATTTTCTTTATGTATATCACTGAAGTTTACTTTCTCAGTCTAAAGTGTGAGATCTCTTGAATTGATGCAGCCTTGGTAGAAAGTTGTTCATTGCGGTATAAGGATTGGAATATTCACCAGcttctctctttgcttttaaaGAGAGGGCCAAGTAattacaacatttttaaaatttaatgactATTAATGCAAGTTCAACATTTGTAATGAAGCAATTAAAATTCATGTATTTGGGAGAATGACTTTGATATGAGAAAAGGAACGTATGTTTAGAAGTAGAGTTAGAGAACTTTATCTACTCTTAGTGATTTTTGATTTTACTTAACATACCAGTATTGTCTaatcacatttttttcaaagatggCTCCAATTAACAATGGAAACTAAATATATtgaggtaaaataaaataaacatatttcaaatatttttaatactgtcATGTAATGACACAAATACTGACTTAGCTATCATAATGGCTATAAACACTACCATAGAGATTCCATGCAATATGCTTATTTTAGATAAGATGTAATACTCCTAATTTGGATAAGataatttttaacaataaatataGCAAGAATAGAAATTCAGAATGTGAATAATCTTAGACAATAAAATATGCTAATTTCTTGCAGAAATCCTTGCCAATgtatgatttaaataaaataaccataTAACTTCTTTCATTGTCTAATAGAATAACAATTCCTGAAGTTTAGTAATATCTAAATCCAAATTCATGCATCTTATTGATGTTAAAATTGTTTTGTATACCTTTTCTCATTAAGAAGTAAATAATGTATAGCTACATTTAAGAGCATATTGATGAATTGATGACTCAAAGtcacaatttcatttcttttgccttttgcctctCAGCATTTGTCTGCCATGGGTGACAGGGGAACAAGCAACTACTCAGAAGTGACTGACTTCATTCTTGTCGGCTTCAGGGTCCGCTCAGAACTTCACATTCTCCTCTTCCTGCTATTTCTGCTTATCTACACCATGATCCTTCTAGGAAATGTTGGCATGATGGTCATTATTATGACTGACCCCAGCTGAACACACCAATGTATTTTTTCCTAGGCAACCTCTCCTTCATTGATCTCTTCTATTCTTCTGTTATTGCACCCAAGGCTATGAGCAACTTCTGGTCTGAGAGCAAGTCCATCTCATTTGCAGGCTGTATTAGCCAGttctttctctttgctctctTCATTGTGACTGAAGGATTTATCCTGGCAATCATGGCTTATGACCACTTCATTGCCATCTGCAACCCACTCCTCTACACTGTCCAGATGTCAACACATCTCTGTGTTCAGTTGGTGGCTGGTTcctatttttttggctgcatcagctcAGTTCTTCAAACCAGCATGACATTTACTTTATCCTTTTGTGCATCTCGAACCATTGACCATTTTTACTGTGATGACCGTCCACTTCAGAAGATTTCTTGTTCTGATCTCTATATTCataagttggttttttttttcttatgcagCATTATCATTTTGCCTACCATAATTGTCATTAttgtgtcatatatatatatatatatatatatatatatatatatatatatatatatatattgtatccACAGTTCTAAAAATATGCTCCACTGAGGTGCAAAGAAAGCCTTCTCCACTTGCAGCTCTCACCTAGGAGTCGTGAGTGTACTCTATGGTGTTGTATTTTTTATGTATCTCACTCCTGATACATTTCCTGAGCTCAGTAAAGTGGCTTCCTTATGTTACACCCTAGTCACTGCTATGTTGAACCCTTTGATTTACTCTCTGAGGAACAAAGATGTCAAAGAAGCTCTGAGAAAGAGCCTAGAGAAAAGAtactttaattctatttttacagTGATGTAAATGAAAGTCCTGGGAATTATAACAACTTGGGGAAGCAACTGATTAAAAAGTTGTACCCATTGATCTTAGAAATATTTAATcataaagttttcatttattagaATTCCATGTATTTACAGCTGAAAAGTACATTTGGAATATGGTTTGCCTGTTTTGATTCAAGATGGAATGACTTTCTCTATGCttcatcttcaattttcttgcaTTAGTAACATGTTTTATGTGGATATAAATGTACTTGGTAGAGGTAGCACAAGCTAATGtaataagcaaatgaaatatCATATTTACTGAAGAAATCTTTGTGAACTATTAGTGAGAGAATCACTCTGCAGTGCACAGTCTGAAGGGTGACATGTAAGTAACTCTTAATTGCCCAGAGgctaaatgaatttatttcatgGTTTCTCTGACATGAATAATTATATCTCCACATCATTTGAATATTGATTAAtctgataaattatttttgtatatccttcctttttacaagaaaactgtaataaaataaatgagtaaatttaatattttgttatatgtGCCTTAGTGAGAATTCTTTTATCAatccaatatttattgaattttgatGGACTCTTTGCCCTATAAAAATTCCTAGGCATAAGTAATTTCTCTACTTGAGGTCACAGTAATTGAGGGGAAAATATCTGACTAGAGAGCTAACATGCCATATGTTAAACCCAGTCATAAAAGcaaatatagaaatatgtataGAGTGCAGTCTTTAAAGATGAGTGATCTAAATGATCAAGGAAAATTTCAAAAAGCTTCCTGAAATTTAGTTCTTGATTTAAATGCACAAGAGAGGGAGTAAGAGAAACTTAGAAGGCAATTCATGGAACTCATACAGACCTATATAACAAGACAAggaaaatttcttttattctgcAGGCAGCAGGGAAGCACTGtggatttttaaaaggatatattGT from Bos mutus isolate GX-2022 unplaced genomic scaffold, NWIPB_WYAK_1.1 CTG1215, whole genome shotgun sequence includes:
- the LOC102279087 gene encoding LOW QUALITY PROTEIN: olfactory receptor 9K2 (The sequence of the model RefSeq protein was modified relative to this genomic sequence to represent the inferred CDS: inserted 2 bases in 2 codons); translation: MGDRGTSNYSEVTDFILVGFRVRSELHILLFLLFLLIYTMILLGNVGMMVIIMTDPXLNTPMYFFLGNLSFIDLFYSSVIAPKAMSNFWSESKSISFAGCISQFFLFALFIVTEGFILAIMAYDHFIAICNPLLYTVQMSTHLCVQLVAGSYFFGCISSVLQTSMTFTLSFCASRTIDHFYCDDRPLQKISCSDLYIHKLVFFFLCSIIILPTIIVIIVSYIYIVSTVLKICSTXGAKKAFSTCSSHLGVVSVLYGVVFFMYLTPDTFPELSKVASLCYTLVTAMLNPLIYSLRNKDVKEALRKSLEKRYFNSIFTVM